One window of the Rufibacter radiotolerans genome contains the following:
- a CDS encoding flavodoxin family protein: MTLEPKPLILQASARKDSDTHRLLETVFQDTPHKLLDLLDYHIAPFRYENDYTPDDQFLKIIEQVTQHQVIIMATPVYWYAMSGLLKTFFDRLTDVVTAHKDLGRQLQGKTLFLVAVGSDSELPDGFEVPFKLTAKYLNMKYGSSLYGSTEEVETSIFHVGDHREFLREIKDALQEIS, encoded by the coding sequence ATGACTCTAGAACCTAAACCACTTATCCTGCAGGCCAGCGCCCGCAAAGACAGTGATACCCATCGTTTGTTGGAAACCGTTTTCCAGGACACACCTCATAAGCTATTGGACCTACTCGATTACCATATTGCGCCCTTCCGCTATGAGAACGACTACACGCCCGATGATCAGTTCCTGAAAATCATAGAGCAGGTAACGCAGCACCAGGTCATTATCATGGCCACGCCCGTGTATTGGTATGCCATGAGCGGCCTCCTGAAAACATTCTTTGACCGGCTCACCGATGTGGTGACGGCGCACAAGGACCTGGGCCGGCAACTACAGGGCAAAACCCTGTTCCTGGTGGCCGTTGGCTCAGATTCTGAACTGCCCGATGGCTTTGAGGTACCCTTTAAACTGACGGCCAAGTACCTGAACATGAAATACGGCAGTAGTTTGTACGGTTCCACCGAGGAGGTGGAGACCAGCATCTTCCACGTAGGCGACCACCGGGAGTTCCTGCGGGAAATAAAAGACGC